A genomic region of Candidatus Stoquefichus sp. SB1 contains the following coding sequences:
- a CDS encoding valine--tRNA ligase, translated as MKELASKYNHQKVEAGKYKTWIEKKYFEAGDITKKPYSIVIPPPNVTGKLHLGHAWDTTLQDMIIRYKRMQGYDALWLPGMDHAGIATQAKVEARLREEGISRYDLGREKFLEKAWSWKEEYASIIRSQWEKLGLSLDYSKERFTLDDGLSEAVKTVFVALYEKGLIYQGERIINWDPVQRTALSNIEVIHKEIEGHMYYFKYEVVETNETLVIATTRPETMFADQAIFVHPDDERYTHLVGKHAINPANGDPLPIMADSYIDMSFGTAVMKCTPAHDPNDFALAKKYHLAMPICMNDDGTMNDLCGKYVGMDRFECREALVADFQTAGVVDHIETHMHQVGHSERSHAIVEPYLSKQWFVKMKPLAQAALENQNQDSKVHFVPGRFEKTFQQWMENIEDWCISRQLWWGHQVPAWYHKETGEVYVGKEAPADLENWKQDEDVLDTWFSSALWPFSTMGWPDTENELLKRYFPTNTLVTGYDIIFFWVSRMIFQSLEFTGERPFENVLIHGLIRDEQGRKMSKSLGNGVDPMDVIDEYGADTLRFFLTTNSAPGMDLRYVPEKLEASWNFINKIWNSARFVLMNIDEDMQYADLSFEHLNLSDQWILKRLNDVIVSVDDNMDKFEFVNVGSELYSFIWDDFCSWYIELSKVHLNSDDAIEKTATQNTLVYVLNAIVRLLHPFMPFVTEEIYQSIPHLEESICISAWPTVREEFESSSINDQFQYLFDIIKGIRNMRAQYVIKNAIEIAYSIQTNDEALETLLQDLAPYIYKLCHAQCIGYNVESSANVATEMIKGGNALIIELGDYIDLSAEKQKLEDELKKLTSEIKRCEGMLSNPNFVNKAPAAKVEAEKTKLADYQSKYNAVKEKIEKM; from the coding sequence ATGAAGGAATTAGCGAGTAAATACAATCATCAAAAAGTTGAAGCTGGAAAATACAAGACATGGATTGAAAAAAAATATTTTGAAGCAGGGGATATAACAAAGAAACCCTATAGCATTGTGATTCCACCACCTAATGTAACTGGTAAACTTCATCTTGGTCATGCTTGGGATACAACATTACAAGATATGATTATTAGATATAAGAGAATGCAAGGTTATGATGCATTATGGTTGCCTGGAATGGATCATGCAGGGATTGCAACGCAAGCAAAAGTTGAAGCTCGTTTAAGAGAAGAAGGAATCTCTCGTTATGATTTAGGACGTGAAAAGTTTTTAGAAAAAGCTTGGTCTTGGAAGGAAGAATATGCATCTATTATTCGTAGCCAATGGGAAAAATTAGGTCTTTCTTTAGATTATTCAAAAGAAAGATTTACACTTGATGATGGATTAAGTGAAGCTGTTAAAACAGTTTTTGTTGCACTTTATGAAAAAGGACTGATTTATCAAGGAGAACGTATTATCAATTGGGATCCGGTACAGCGAACAGCATTATCTAATATTGAAGTTATTCATAAAGAAATAGAAGGACATATGTATTATTTTAAATATGAAGTTGTTGAAACTAATGAAACATTAGTCATTGCAACAACACGTCCAGAAACAATGTTTGCTGATCAGGCTATCTTTGTTCATCCTGATGATGAAAGATATACACATCTGGTTGGAAAGCATGCGATTAATCCGGCAAATGGTGATCCACTACCTATTATGGCAGATAGTTACATAGATATGAGTTTTGGAACAGCTGTTATGAAGTGTACACCAGCACATGATCCAAACGATTTTGCTTTAGCTAAAAAATATCATTTGGCAATGCCAATCTGTATGAATGATGATGGAACAATGAATGATTTATGTGGAAAATATGTTGGCATGGATCGTTTTGAATGTCGTGAAGCACTTGTTGCAGATTTTCAAACTGCCGGTGTTGTTGATCATATAGAAACTCATATGCATCAAGTTGGACATTCTGAACGTAGTCATGCAATTGTTGAACCTTATTTATCTAAACAATGGTTTGTAAAAATGAAACCTTTGGCACAGGCAGCACTTGAAAATCAAAATCAGGATTCAAAAGTTCATTTTGTGCCAGGACGTTTTGAAAAAACATTCCAGCAGTGGATGGAAAATATTGAAGATTGGTGTATTTCTCGTCAACTTTGGTGGGGACATCAGGTTCCAGCCTGGTATCATAAAGAAACTGGTGAAGTTTATGTAGGAAAAGAAGCACCGGCTGACTTAGAAAATTGGAAGCAGGATGAAGATGTTTTGGATACATGGTTTTCAAGTGCACTTTGGCCATTTTCAACAATGGGTTGGCCAGATACTGAAAACGAATTGTTGAAACGATATTTTCCAACTAATACATTAGTAACTGGTTATGATATTATTTTCTTTTGGGTTTCACGTATGATTTTTCAATCACTTGAATTTACTGGTGAACGTCCATTTGAAAATGTTTTAATTCATGGTTTGATTCGTGATGAACAAGGAAGAAAAATGTCTAAATCATTAGGTAATGGTGTTGATCCTATGGATGTTATTGATGAATATGGGGCTGATACACTTCGTTTCTTCTTAACAACGAATTCTGCACCAGGTATGGATTTAAGATATGTACCTGAAAAATTAGAAGCTTCATGGAATTTTATTAATAAAATTTGGAACTCAGCTCGTTTTGTATTGATGAATATTGATGAAGATATGCAATATGCTGACTTATCATTTGAACATTTGAATCTATCTGATCAATGGATTTTAAAAAGATTAAATGATGTGATTGTTTCTGTTGATGACAACATGGATAAATTTGAATTTGTTAATGTTGGAAGTGAATTGTATAGTTTTATTTGGGATGATTTTTGTTCATGGTATATTGAATTATCAAAGGTTCATTTAAATAGTGATGATGCAATTGAAAAAACAGCAACTCAAAATACTTTAGTTTATGTTTTAAATGCAATAGTCAGATTATTACATCCATTTATGCCATTTGTAACGGAAGAGATTTATCAATCAATTCCTCATTTAGAAGAATCTATTTGTATTTCAGCTTGGCCAACTGTACGTGAGGAATTTGAAAGTTCTTCAATTAATGATCAATTCCAGTATCTTTTTGATATTATTAAAGGAATTAGAAATATGCGTGCTCAATATGTTATTAAAAACGCAATTGAAATTGCTTATAGTATTCAAACAAATGATGAAGCTTTAGAAACTCTTTTACAAGATTTAGCACCATACATTTATAAATTATGTCATGCCCAATGTATTGGATACAATGTCGAAAGTTCTGCTAATGTGGCAACAGAAATGATCAAAGGTGGAAATGCTCTTATTATTGAATTAGGAGATTATATTGATTTATCTGCTGAAAAACAAAAATTAGAAGATGAACTAAAAAAACTAACAAGTGAGATTAAGCGTTGTGAAGGAATGTTATCTAATCCGAATTTTGTGAATAAGGCACCCGCTGCAAAGGTAGAAGCTGAAAAAACAAAATTGGCAGATTATCAGTCAAAATATAATGCTGTTAAAGAAAAAATCGAAAAAATGTAA
- a CDS encoding DMP19 family protein gives MSWQILLVWVLFIGSLVFLSYFFMKRIKKNKEIRKERQKAYEEKREKYTYLRPGVFDECPREDVSAAVLFHCIRKEDEDFDHYFEKMSYPEKVIYGIYQVSSSLEGSGASLHSFFLSPSNKPYVPIIVDIFEEVGAHEIADLMKAARRFAEIIENDEEDDENDPDMGIYTRYNFTDFTNEFVAMVSTTNLNEKLTKYILDHKEDFYDYDIPEEIEENGVEDNEGISE, from the coding sequence ATGAGTTGGCAAATTTTATTAGTATGGGTATTATTTATTGGTTCATTAGTATTTTTAAGTTATTTCTTTATGAAAAGAATTAAGAAAAATAAAGAAATCAGAAAAGAAAGACAAAAAGCTTATGAAGAAAAAAGAGAGAAATATACATATTTAAGACCAGGTGTATTTGATGAATGTCCTAGAGAGGATGTTTCTGCAGCTGTTTTATTTCATTGTATAAGAAAAGAAGATGAAGATTTTGATCATTATTTTGAAAAAATGTCTTATCCTGAAAAAGTCATTTATGGTATTTATCAGGTAAGTTCTTCATTAGAAGGTTCAGGTGCATCATTGCATAGTTTTTTCTTGAGTCCTTCTAATAAGCCTTATGTTCCTATTATTGTGGATATTTTTGAAGAAGTAGGAGCGCATGAGATTGCTGATTTAATGAAAGCAGCGAGACGTTTTGCAGAAATTATTGAAAACGATGAAGAAGATGATGAAAATGATCCAGATATGGGGATTTATACGAGATATAATTTTACAGATTTTACCAATGAATTTGTTGCAATGGTAAGTACAACAAATTTAAATGAAAAATTAACAAAATATATACTTGATCATAAAGAAGATTTTTATGATTATGATATTCCTGAAGAAATAGAAGAGAACGGGGTTGAAGATAATGAAGGAATTAGCGAGTAA
- a CDS encoding LysM peptidoglycan-binding domain-containing protein produces the protein MQKIYFKKLVDLNHQLKELVSISVDESISYKMENQGMRAVGSIMINGEYKDDQTKNSFHETIDLDILAQFEKITDKRDFHVKVEDFDYTLNDGNLTLVIQACIYGVQDDEDRVIETSAIPQVPIDDEDIASEIEELLREEEVAVPVNETIEEMPPITEEPVILESPKPQEMTIKEKIENHDDEDDDEDLGTYYLYIVQDGDNYQSIAKHYQVDEYQLKAYNHDRPLTQGTIVIVPYYS, from the coding sequence ATGCAAAAAATATATTTTAAAAAATTAGTTGATTTGAATCATCAATTAAAAGAATTGGTGTCTATTTCTGTTGATGAATCTATTAGTTATAAAATGGAAAATCAAGGGATGCGTGCAGTTGGTAGTATTATGATTAATGGTGAGTATAAAGATGATCAGACTAAAAATAGTTTTCATGAAACCATTGATTTAGATATTTTAGCACAGTTTGAGAAAATTACGGATAAACGTGACTTTCATGTGAAGGTTGAAGATTTTGATTATACTCTCAATGATGGTAATTTAACACTTGTTATACAGGCATGTATTTATGGTGTGCAGGATGATGAAGATCGTGTTATTGAAACATCTGCCATACCACAAGTACCAATTGATGATGAAGATATTGCTTCAGAAATTGAAGAACTTTTAAGAGAAGAAGAGGTAGCTGTGCCCGTTAATGAAACAATTGAAGAGATGCCACCAATTACTGAAGAACCAGTTATTTTAGAAAGCCCAAAGCCACAAGAAATGACAATCAAAGAAAAAATTGAAAATCATGATGATGAGGATGATGATGAAGATCTTGGTACTTATTATTTATATATTGTTCAGGATGGAGATAATTATCAGTCAATTGCAAAACATTATCAGGTAGATGAGTACCAACTTAAAGCATACAATCATGATCGTCCATTGACCCAAGGTACGATTGTTATTGTGCCATATTATTCATGA
- a CDS encoding PTS sugar transporter subunit IIB translates to MIRIMLCCASGMSTSLLVEKMKKAADEENIEVDIWAVGANEVKANAQKTDVILLGPQVRYAQKKIESEAPNVPIANIGMREYGMMNGAAVLKQAIELFEKK, encoded by the coding sequence ATGATCAGAATTATGTTGTGTTGTGCATCGGGGATGTCAACCAGTTTGTTAGTTGAAAAAATGAAGAAAGCAGCAGATGAAGAGAATATTGAAGTGGATATTTGGGCAGTAGGGGCAAATGAAGTCAAAGCAAATGCTCAAAAGACCGATGTTATTTTGTTAGGACCACAAGTTCGTTATGCTCAAAAGAAAATTGAATCTGAAGCACCAAATGTTCCAATTGCTAATATTGGAATGCGTGAATATGGTATGATGAATGGAGCTGCTGTTTTAAAACAGGCGATAGAATTATTTGAAAAGAAGTGA
- the yihA gene encoding ribosome biogenesis GTP-binding protein YihA/YsxC, with product MFKIKKAEFVLCAAWKSQWPENNLPEICLAGRSNVGKSSLINTITNHSKLAKVSGTPGKTRTLNFFNINDELRLVDVPGYGFAKVHDKIKESFGEMIDTYLKERDTLKGLVLIVDYRHKPTRDDIEMYQYAKYYQIPVIVVATKEDKLKRNDLKKNEKLIKETLSFDKDDMFVRFSSLSKTGIEEIWDCILKLCDK from the coding sequence ATGTTTAAAATAAAAAAAGCTGAATTCGTATTGTGTGCAGCTTGGAAATCACAATGGCCTGAAAATAATTTGCCAGAGATTTGTTTGGCTGGACGTAGTAATGTTGGAAAATCAAGTCTCATTAATACAATTACAAATCATAGTAAACTAGCGAAAGTATCAGGAACGCCTGGAAAAACCAGAACACTTAATTTCTTTAACATTAATGATGAATTACGTCTCGTTGATGTACCAGGCTATGGCTTTGCAAAAGTCCATGATAAAATTAAAGAAAGCTTTGGTGAAATGATTGATACATATTTGAAAGAACGTGATACTTTAAAAGGATTAGTATTAATTGTTGATTATCGACATAAACCAACTCGTGATGATATTGAAATGTATCAATATGCAAAATATTATCAGATTCCTGTTATTGTTGTAGCTACGAAAGAAGATAAACTAAAAAGAAATGATTTAAAGAAAAATGAAAAGTTAATTAAAGAGACATTGTCTTTTGATAAAGATGATATGTTTGTTAGATTTTCTAGTTTATCTAAAACAGGAATTGAAGAAATTTGGGATTGTATTTTAAAACTATGTGATAAATAA
- the lon gene encoding endopeptidase La: MEELDIVVDLPVICTRGMIVFPTHEISLDVGRSFSLKAIEKSINEFDENIVFISQKNPIDENTDYDHVFHFGTLCKVKRRIKRDNHGTIKLTVEGQKRVEILNLEERDGCLFSKVKYLEDIQGEKTEEVALVRKVTEQMQSMNKNLQMFPREVFSNLSQGMSASALADTIGQYINVELQTKQKILAECDINKRLLLVLASMEEEKVINELEEKINLKVKESIDENQKEYYLREKLRAIKEELGDTPNKEDDTDYIREEINTKPYPQYIKDKIEEELRRYDMMPAASSEANVVRTYIDWVLKTPWYQETEDVQDISEVERVLEEDHFGLEKPKERIVEHLAVKQMTQSLNAPIICLVGPPGVGKTSISKSIARALGRKFVKASLGGVKDEAEVRGHRRTYLGSMPGRIIQSMKKAGVINPVFLLDEIDKMSSDYKGDPTSAMLEVLDPEQNQFFSDNYLEEPYDLSKVLFIATANDLGGIPEPLRDRLEIIEISSYTEQEKLEIAKRHLLKKELERHGLKAEQLVIPDETMMSVIRHYTREAGVRQLERLIAQICRKAVLKILKNAALSLIVEVKDLEEYLGKAPFEHTKKLDKPQVGVVTGMAYTQYGGDILPIEVNHFNGTGKFIITGQLGDVMKESASIALDYMKANREKYGLQDIAFDKEDIHIHVPEGAVKKDGPSAGVTLTTAILSAFSNRPVRDDVAMTGEITLRGQVLPIGGLKEKSISAHRSGIRTIIIPKDNEKDIDEIPQSVQKDLKIVLADHIDTVLENALVK; encoded by the coding sequence ATGGAAGAATTAGATATTGTCGTTGATTTACCTGTCATTTGTACAAGAGGAATGATTGTTTTTCCTACACATGAAATTTCTTTGGATGTTGGAAGAAGTTTTAGCTTAAAAGCAATTGAAAAAAGTATTAATGAATTTGATGAAAATATTGTTTTTATTTCTCAGAAAAATCCAATTGATGAGAATACAGATTATGATCATGTTTTTCATTTTGGAACATTGTGTAAAGTCAAAAGAAGAATTAAGAGAGATAATCATGGAACAATTAAATTAACAGTAGAAGGACAAAAAAGAGTTGAAATCTTAAATCTTGAAGAAAGAGATGGATGCTTATTCTCTAAGGTTAAATATTTAGAAGATATTCAAGGTGAGAAAACAGAAGAAGTTGCATTAGTGCGTAAAGTAACTGAACAAATGCAATCAATGAATAAAAACTTACAAATGTTTCCTCGTGAAGTCTTTTCAAATTTATCTCAAGGTATGAGTGCCAGTGCATTAGCAGATACAATTGGTCAATATATTAATGTAGAATTACAAACAAAGCAAAAAATTCTTGCTGAATGTGATATTAATAAACGTCTATTACTTGTCTTAGCAAGTATGGAAGAAGAAAAAGTTATTAATGAGTTAGAAGAAAAAATTAATCTTAAAGTGAAAGAAAGTATTGATGAGAATCAAAAAGAGTATTATTTAAGAGAAAAGCTACGTGCTATTAAAGAAGAATTAGGGGATACACCTAATAAAGAAGATGATACTGATTATATTAGAGAAGAAATCAATACAAAACCATATCCACAATATATTAAAGATAAAATTGAAGAAGAATTAAGACGTTATGATATGATGCCTGCTGCTTCTTCAGAAGCTAACGTAGTCAGAACATATATTGATTGGGTTTTAAAAACACCATGGTATCAAGAGACAGAAGATGTTCAAGATATTAGTGAAGTTGAACGTGTTTTAGAAGAAGATCATTTTGGATTAGAAAAGCCAAAAGAAAGAATTGTTGAACATTTAGCAGTGAAACAAATGACACAGTCATTAAATGCTCCAATTATTTGTTTGGTTGGTCCACCAGGAGTCGGAAAAACATCTATTTCTAAGTCTATTGCTAGAGCATTAGGAAGAAAATTTGTGAAAGCTTCCTTAGGTGGAGTGAAAGACGAAGCAGAAGTAAGAGGTCATCGTAGAACTTATTTAGGTTCTATGCCAGGAAGAATTATCCAAAGTATGAAAAAGGCTGGTGTTATTAATCCAGTGTTCTTATTGGATGAAATTGATAAAATGTCTAGTGATTATAAGGGTGATCCAACAAGTGCTATGCTTGAAGTGTTGGATCCTGAACAGAATCAATTCTTTTCAGATAATTATTTAGAAGAACCTTATGATTTATCAAAAGTTCTCTTTATTGCGACTGCAAATGATTTAGGTGGAATTCCTGAACCATTACGTGATCGTTTGGAAATTATTGAAATTTCTTCTTATACAGAACAAGAAAAATTAGAAATTGCAAAACGTCATCTTTTAAAGAAAGAACTTGAAAGACATGGGTTAAAAGCTGAACAATTAGTGATTCCTGATGAAACAATGATGTCTGTTATTCGTCATTATACAAGAGAAGCAGGGGTGAGACAATTAGAGAGATTAATTGCTCAAATCTGTCGTAAGGCTGTATTAAAAATTCTAAAAAATGCTGCACTTTCATTAATTGTGGAAGTGAAGGATTTAGAAGAATATTTAGGCAAAGCACCATTTGAACATACTAAGAAATTAGATAAACCACAAGTGGGTGTTGTGACTGGTATGGCTTATACACAATATGGTGGAGATATTTTACCAATTGAAGTAAACCATTTTAATGGTACAGGTAAATTTATTATTACTGGACAATTGGGAGATGTGATGAAAGAATCAGCATCGATTGCGCTTGATTATATGAAAGCAAATCGTGAAAAATATGGATTACAGGATATTGCTTTTGATAAGGAAGATATCCATATTCATGTTCCTGAAGGAGCAGTGAAAAAAGATGGTCCAAGTGCTGGAGTCACTTTAACAACTGCAATTTTATCAGCGTTTAGTAATCGACCTGTACGTGATGATGTTGCAATGACAGGAGAAATTACTTTAAGAGGACAAGTTTTACCAATTGGTGGACTGAAGGAAAAATCTATTTCTGCTCATCGTAGTGGAATTCGTACAATTATTATTCCTAAAGATAATGAAAAAGATATAGATGAAATTCCTCAATCAGTTCAAAAAGATTTAAAAATTGTTTTAGCTGATCATATTGATACTGTTTTAGAAAATGCTTTAGTCAAATAA
- the tig gene encoding trigger factor, with amino-acid sequence METVCNKLEKCMMEVKVTFTTEEWQDAQKKALDKLAKNVKIDGFRQGHAPAKMVKARIGKAAILEEATDVILQKSYAGILLDNDIHPVGQPEVKIDELTEDILKVTVTAPVAPEVTLGEYKGLDVKKGQVKVTKKEIEAELKNYQNQFAELVIKDGGVVENGDTAVIDYEGFKDGVAFDGGQAENHELEIGSGSFIPGFEDQVVGMKVDEEKEINVTFPENYQAADLAGQEVIFKVKVHEIKSKVLPEIDDELAKDVNIDGIETLADLETYTKEQIKNRKQSEVESKFSDDIFNAVIENTPLEVPEAMVATETDQMLREVEQNLSQQGLNMELFQQLTGKTMDDMKAEMREQAEKRVKFNLILAEIVKVENIEVSDEEIDEEIKEIATYYGREFDEVKKIFEGQLGQIKSDLATRKAVQLIKDNVK; translated from the coding sequence ATGGAAACAGTTTGTAACAAACTAGAAAAATGTATGATGGAAGTAAAAGTCACTTTTACAACTGAAGAGTGGCAAGATGCACAAAAAAAAGCATTAGACAAATTAGCTAAAAATGTAAAAATTGATGGTTTTAGACAAGGACATGCGCCAGCTAAAATGGTGAAAGCAAGAATTGGTAAAGCAGCTATTTTAGAAGAAGCAACAGATGTTATTTTACAAAAAAGTTATGCAGGAATCTTATTAGATAATGACATTCATCCTGTTGGACAACCAGAAGTAAAAATTGATGAATTAACTGAAGACATCTTAAAAGTAACAGTGACTGCACCAGTTGCTCCTGAAGTGACATTAGGTGAATATAAAGGTTTAGATGTTAAAAAAGGTCAAGTCAAAGTTACAAAGAAAGAAATTGAAGCTGAATTAAAGAATTATCAGAATCAATTTGCAGAACTTGTGATTAAAGATGGTGGTGTTGTTGAAAACGGTGATACAGCAGTTATTGACTATGAAGGATTTAAAGATGGTGTCGCTTTTGATGGTGGACAAGCTGAAAATCATGAATTAGAAATCGGTTCAGGGTCATTTATTCCTGGCTTTGAAGATCAAGTTGTTGGAATGAAAGTTGATGAAGAAAAAGAAATTAACGTGACATTCCCAGAAAATTATCAAGCTGCTGATTTAGCAGGACAAGAAGTTATCTTTAAAGTAAAAGTTCATGAAATCAAATCAAAAGTATTACCTGAAATTGATGATGAATTAGCTAAAGATGTAAATATTGATGGTATTGAAACATTAGCTGATTTAGAAACATATACAAAAGAACAAATTAAAAATAGAAAACAAAGTGAAGTAGAATCTAAGTTCAGTGATGATATTTTTAACGCAGTTATCGAAAATACTCCATTAGAAGTTCCAGAAGCAATGGTTGCAACTGAAACGGATCAAATGTTAAGAGAAGTGGAACAAAATTTATCTCAACAGGGGTTAAATATGGAATTGTTCCAACAATTAACTGGTAAAACAATGGATGATATGAAAGCTGAAATGAGAGAACAAGCTGAAAAACGTGTTAAGTTTAATTTGATTTTAGCTGAAATTGTCAAAGTTGAAAACATTGAAGTCAGTGATGAAGAAATTGATGAAGAAATCAAAGAAATTGCTACTTATTATGGTAGAGAATTTGATGAAGTCAAGAAAATCTTTGAAGGTCAATTAGGACAAATTAAATCAGATTTAGCAACTCGTAAAGCTGTTCAATTAATCAAAGATAACGTGAAATAA
- the ald gene encoding alanine dehydrogenase translates to MIIGIPKEIKNNENRVSMTPAGVMALTKEGHQVLVETNAGIGSGFSDDEYRQAGATICQVEDVFQKANLIVKVKEYLESEYKYLREDQMVFTYLHIASNEPFAKALIESRTTAIAYETVVSKKRTLPLLTPMSEVAGRMSVQVGATLLQKTHGGSGLLLGGVPGVMPAEVVIIGGGTVGFNAARIASGLGAQVHVFDVDAERMAYIDDISNGTIHTIYSNEYNLRNALKTADLVIGAVLIPGARAPKIVTEDMVQTMKPGSVIVDVAIDQGGCIETCDHTTTHDQPTFEKYGVLHYSVANMPGAVPRTSTIALSNATLPYILKLARLNTEALKQDEGFLAGLNTYQGMYTCQAVAQALHASYHDPKELL, encoded by the coding sequence ATGATTATTGGTATACCAAAAGAAATTAAAAACAATGAAAATCGTGTATCTATGACACCAGCTGGTGTTATGGCTTTAACAAAAGAAGGTCATCAGGTCCTTGTAGAAACAAACGCTGGAATTGGTAGTGGTTTTAGTGATGATGAATATCGTCAAGCGGGCGCTACAATATGCCAGGTTGAAGATGTTTTTCAAAAAGCCAATTTAATTGTTAAAGTAAAAGAATATCTTGAGAGTGAATATAAATATTTACGTGAAGATCAAATGGTTTTCACTTATCTGCATATTGCTAGTAATGAACCTTTTGCAAAAGCTTTGATTGAATCACGTACAACTGCTATTGCTTATGAAACTGTTGTTTCAAAAAAACGAACTTTACCACTTTTGACACCAATGAGTGAAGTGGCTGGACGTATGTCAGTTCAGGTAGGTGCAACCTTATTACAAAAAACACATGGTGGCAGTGGTTTACTGCTTGGTGGTGTTCCAGGTGTCATGCCTGCTGAAGTCGTCATTATTGGTGGTGGAACTGTTGGTTTCAATGCTGCTCGTATTGCAAGTGGTTTAGGTGCTCAAGTTCATGTCTTTGATGTTGACGCTGAACGTATGGCATATATAGATGATATCAGCAATGGAACAATTCACACTATTTATAGTAATGAATATAATTTACGCAATGCTTTAAAAACCGCTGACCTGGTTATTGGAGCAGTCTTGATTCCAGGTGCACGTGCGCCAAAAATCGTGACAGAAGATATGGTTCAAACAATGAAACCAGGTAGTGTTATTGTTGATGTTGCTATTGATCAAGGTGGTTGTATCGAAACATGCGATCATACAACAACACATGATCAGCCAACATTTGAAAAATATGGTGTCTTACATTATTCTGTAGCCAATATGCCAGGTGCTGTTCCAAGAACTTCAACAATTGCTTTGTCTAATGCGACGCTTCCATACATTTTAAAATTAGCACGTTTAAACACAGAAGCTTTAAAACAAGATGAAGGATTCTTAGCTGGTCTTAATACTTATCAAGGTATGTATACGTGTCAAGCTGTAGCTCAAGCACTACATGCTTCTTATCACGACCCAAAAGAACTATTGTAA